The following proteins come from a genomic window of Streptococcus oralis:
- a CDS encoding shikimate kinase: MAKVLLGFMGAGKSTIAIGLDPDYIDMDALIEERLGMSIAKFFAEKGEEAFRQVESEVLADLLKRDRVVSTGGGVVISQRNRDLLKTNPDNIYLKADFETLYQRIAADKDNQRPLFLNKSKEELAAIFQKRQAWYEEVASRVLDVTKLSPEEIIEELR, encoded by the coding sequence ATGGCTAAGGTATTACTCGGATTTATGGGGGCAGGCAAGTCGACAATTGCTATAGGATTGGACCCAGACTACATCGATATGGATGCCTTAATCGAGGAACGTTTGGGCATGTCCATTGCGAAATTTTTCGCCGAAAAAGGAGAAGAGGCCTTTCGTCAGGTGGAGTCAGAAGTTCTAGCTGATTTACTAAAAAGGGACCGAGTTGTGTCAACTGGCGGAGGAGTTGTCATTTCTCAGAGAAATCGCGACTTGCTCAAGACCAATCCTGATAACATCTATCTAAAAGCAGATTTTGAAACCCTCTACCAACGTATCGCAGCTGACAAGGACAACCAGCGCCCGCTTTTTCTCAACAAAAGTAAAGAAGAACTAGCAGCTATTTTTCAAAAAAGACAGGCCTGGTATGAGGAAGTAGCCAGTCGGGTTTTGGATGTGACCAAGCTAAGCCCAGAGGAAATTATAGAGGAACTGAGATGA
- the pheA gene encoding prephenate dehydratase encodes MKIAYLGPKGSFSHHVVQTAFPKEELQAFANITDVIKAYEQGLVDYSVVPVENSIEGSVHESLDYLFHQADIQAVAEIVQPIHQQLMAVPGQSKIEKIFSHPQALAQGKKFIEEHYPEAQLEVTASTAYAARFISEHPDQPYAAIAPKSSAEEYGLELIAEDIQEMEANFTRFWVLGAEIPMIPLNSQAEKMSLALTLPDNLPGALYKALSTFAWRGIDLTKIESRPLKTALGEYFFIIDVDYSAKELVHFARQELEAIGIQYKILGTYPIFTIRDLGKESL; translated from the coding sequence ATGAAAATTGCCTATCTAGGTCCCAAGGGATCTTTTTCGCATCATGTTGTGCAGACAGCATTTCCCAAAGAGGAATTGCAGGCTTTTGCCAACATCACAGATGTTATCAAGGCCTATGAACAAGGCTTGGTGGACTATTCGGTGGTGCCAGTTGAAAATTCCATTGAGGGAAGTGTGCATGAAAGCTTGGACTATCTTTTTCATCAGGCGGACATTCAGGCTGTTGCAGAAATAGTTCAACCCATTCATCAGCAACTGATGGCAGTTCCAGGTCAGTCAAAAATTGAGAAGATTTTTTCTCATCCTCAGGCTCTGGCTCAGGGAAAGAAATTCATAGAGGAGCATTATCCAGAAGCCCAGCTTGAAGTGACGGCAAGTACAGCTTATGCAGCTCGCTTTATCTCGGAACATCCAGACCAGCCTTATGCAGCCATTGCTCCTAAAAGTTCAGCTGAAGAATATGGCTTGGAATTAATTGCAGAGGATATTCAGGAGATGGAAGCCAATTTCACACGTTTTTGGGTGTTAGGGGCAGAGATACCGATGATTCCTTTGAACTCGCAAGCTGAAAAAATGAGTTTGGCCTTAACCTTACCGGACAATCTTCCCGGTGCCCTCTACAAGGCACTTTCAACCTTTGCTTGGCGAGGTATTGACCTAACCAAGATAGAAAGTCGCCCTTTGAAAACAGCCTTGGGAGAATATTTTTTCATTATTGATGTGGATTATAGTGCGAAAGAGCTGGTTCATTTTGCCAGACAAGAACTAGAAGCAATTGGAATCCAGTACAAGATACTGGGAACCTACCCTATTTTCACCATAAGGGACCTAGGAAAGGAGAGCCTATGA
- a CDS encoding LCP family protein: MSKESLLSHHEQLRYDYLFKNIHYLNDRERREFDYLQQKMAGPKSEVHHFYQEEKEETWGRDIDLPTYGSRSRSKRREKVTPLPKVKKKKRRIRFKRILTWLLLLITCVAAGMIIMFLRGFQSATTSNKPADAKAAQVQVFNGQDTKDGVNILIMGTDGRIGQNSAETRTDTIMVLNVSGSDKKIKLVSFMRDNLVYIDGYSQIVNGKKQMDNKLNVAYELGEQEGQKGAEMVRKVLKDNFDLDIKYYALVDFQAFATAIDTLFPDGVTIDAKFSTLNGQPLTEATVGDDLHATETESPTQTIKVGKQQMNGSTLLNYARFRDDDEGDYGRTKRQQQVMSAVLEQIKDPTKLFTGSEALGKVFGMTSTNLPYTFLLTNGLSVIEGAQNGIERLTVPELGDWVDAYDVYGGQGLLVDQNKYQTKLSQMGMR, from the coding sequence ATGAGCAAAGAAAGCCTTTTAAGTCATCATGAGCAGTTACGCTATGACTATCTCTTCAAAAATATTCATTACCTCAACGACCGTGAACGGAGGGAGTTTGATTATCTGCAACAGAAAATGGCAGGTCCCAAGTCTGAAGTTCACCATTTCTACCAAGAAGAAAAAGAAGAAACTTGGGGTAGAGATATTGATCTTCCGACTTATGGCAGTAGAAGTCGATCTAAGAGACGTGAAAAGGTAACTCCTCTGCCTAAAGTCAAAAAGAAAAAAAGAAGAATTCGCTTCAAACGAATACTGACTTGGCTCTTGCTGTTGATTACATGTGTGGCTGCGGGCATGATTATTATGTTTCTTCGAGGTTTTCAGTCGGCAACTACTAGCAATAAGCCAGCTGATGCAAAAGCGGCACAAGTACAGGTGTTTAATGGTCAAGATACTAAAGACGGGGTGAATATCCTAATCATGGGGACAGATGGCCGTATTGGTCAAAATAGTGCAGAAACTCGCACAGACACGATTATGGTATTGAATGTTAGTGGTTCGGATAAGAAAATCAAGCTAGTTAGCTTCATGCGTGACAACCTAGTCTATATTGATGGCTACAGCCAGATTGTGAATGGCAAGAAACAAATGGATAATAAACTCAACGTAGCCTATGAACTTGGGGAGCAGGAGGGGCAAAAAGGAGCAGAAATGGTCCGCAAGGTTCTAAAAGACAACTTTGATTTGGACATTAAGTACTATGCTCTAGTGGATTTTCAGGCCTTCGCAACTGCGATTGATACACTATTTCCTGATGGAGTGACTATAGACGCTAAGTTTTCAACGTTAAATGGCCAGCCTCTAACAGAAGCTACAGTTGGAGATGACCTACATGCAACAGAAACGGAATCACCAACTCAAACTATTAAAGTTGGGAAACAGCAGATGAATGGCTCGACCTTGCTCAACTACGCTCGTTTCCGTGATGATGATGAAGGAGACTATGGTCGTACCAAACGTCAGCAGCAAGTCATGTCAGCTGTTCTTGAGCAAATCAAAGATCCAACCAAACTCTTTACAGGATCAGAAGCACTTGGAAAAGTTTTTGGAATGACTTCAACCAATCTACCTTATACTTTCCTACTGACTAATGGTTTGTCAGTTATCGAAGGCGCACAGAATGGTATTGAAAGACTCACAGTGCCAGAACTTGGCGATTGGGTAGATGCCTATGATGTCTACGGAGGACAAGGCCTACTTGTCGACCAAAACAAATACCAGACTAAACTCTCCCAAATGGGAATGAGATAA
- a CDS encoding LicD family protein, which yields MSDLKAIQARSLEMAEYFVAFCKEHNLLCYLCGGGAIGTLRNKGFIPWDDDLDFFMPRKDYEKLAELWPRYADERYFLSKSHKDFVDRNLFITIRDKETTCIKPYQKDLDLPHGLALDVLPLDYYPKNPAERKKQVRWALIYSLFCAQTIPEKHGAVMKWGSRILLGLTPKSLRYRIWKKAEKEMTKYGLAESDGITELCSGPGYMRNKYPIASFEDNLFLPFEGTEMPIPVGYDAYLSTAFGDYMTPPPADKQVPHHDAIIADMDKSYTEYKGEYGA from the coding sequence ATGAGTGATTTGAAAGCGATTCAGGCTCGTAGTCTGGAAATGGCTGAATATTTTGTCGCATTTTGTAAAGAACATAATTTGTTGTGCTATCTCTGTGGTGGTGGGGCTATTGGTACCCTTCGTAATAAGGGTTTCATTCCTTGGGATGATGATTTAGACTTTTTCATGCCTCGCAAAGATTATGAAAAATTAGCAGAACTGTGGCCTCGTTATGCAGATGAGCGTTATTTCTTGTCAAAGAGTCACAAGGATTTTGTAGACCGTAACCTTTTTATTACCATTCGTGATAAGGAAACAACTTGTATCAAGCCTTATCAGAAGGATTTGGATTTGCCCCACGGTTTGGCTTTGGACGTTTTACCTTTGGATTATTATCCGAAAAATCCAGCTGAGCGTAAGAAACAGGTTCGCTGGGCCTTGATTTATTCACTCTTTTGCGCCCAAACTATCCCAGAAAAGCATGGTGCAGTCATGAAATGGGGAAGTCGTATCTTACTCGGTTTGACTCCCAAATCTCTACGTTATCGCATTTGGAAAAAAGCTGAAAAAGAAATGACCAAGTATGGTCTGGCTGAGAGCGATGGAATCACGGAATTATGCTCAGGTCCTGGCTACATGAGAAACAAGTACCCAATCGCATCCTTTGAAGATAATCTCTTCTTGCCATTTGAAGGGACTGAGATGCCCATTCCAGTGGGCTATGATGCCTATCTCAGCACTGCTTTTGGGGACTATATGACACCGCCACCAGCGGACAAGCAAGTACCGCATCATGATGCTATTATAGCGGACATGGACAAGAGCTACACAGAGTATAAGGGAGAATATGGAGCATGA
- a CDS encoding glycosyltransferase family 2 protein has protein sequence MMGERISVIVPVYNVEAYLERCVESILQQTYAHFELILINDGSTDSSGQICDHLASQYENIKVYHIENAGVSNARNMGIQLATCSWVTFIDSDDFVTQDYLATLASAVEGLNVGFVIAPLHHVKNGIVTDLPPHSGKTELWSTEETMKELLMTTRTSFFPVAKLFKRDLLADEKFNTNYHLAEDALFLTELLLKTRCSSVFIDKPIYYYDHREGSATTSVNQHVFDTIEVYKHIIAQVSQAFPDLKPELKNRECWSYITVYDKIIFTSSEQYQKEKAELRTWIVQHRHEIWKDAYFTRFRKIAVLSLVFSPWIYKKIVGLKN, from the coding sequence ATGATGGGAGAAAGAATAAGCGTTATCGTTCCAGTCTACAATGTAGAAGCCTATTTGGAGCGATGTGTGGAGTCGATTCTTCAACAGACTTATGCCCATTTTGAGTTAATCCTAATCAACGATGGTTCTACTGATTCTAGTGGACAGATCTGTGATCACTTAGCATCTCAGTATGAGAATATCAAGGTTTATCATATCGAAAATGCTGGAGTTTCAAATGCTAGAAATATGGGAATTCAGCTAGCGACTTGTTCTTGGGTTACCTTTATTGATAGCGATGATTTCGTTACCCAGGATTACCTAGCTACTTTAGCAAGTGCAGTTGAAGGGTTGAATGTAGGCTTTGTAATTGCTCCTCTGCACCATGTCAAAAACGGCATTGTAACAGACTTACCTCCACATTCTGGAAAAACAGAACTCTGGTCAACAGAAGAAACCATGAAGGAACTACTGATGACTACTAGAACTTCATTTTTTCCAGTCGCAAAACTGTTTAAGAGAGACCTGCTTGCGGATGAAAAGTTTAATACAAATTATCACCTAGCTGAAGATGCCTTATTTTTAACTGAATTGCTACTAAAGACAAGATGTAGTAGCGTATTTATTGACAAACCAATTTATTATTATGATCATCGTGAGGGAAGTGCAACAACATCTGTTAATCAGCATGTGTTTGACACGATAGAAGTTTATAAGCACATAATTGCTCAAGTATCACAAGCTTTTCCTGATTTAAAACCTGAATTGAAAAATAGAGAATGTTGGTCGTACATCACAGTTTACGATAAAATTATCTTTACTTCATCTGAACAGTACCAAAAGGAGAAAGCCGAACTACGAACTTGGATTGTTCAGCATCGACACGAAATATGGAAGGATGCTTATTTTACTAGATTTCGCAAGATAGCAGTTCTATCACTTGTCTTTTCTCCATGGATTTATAAGAAAATTGTTGGATTAAAAAACTAA
- a CDS encoding LicD family protein: MNFSKMDEYFEKSKRWIAYLFVFISILSMSSLVYKIANPIYKGLSAIVVLYICYTLLFKWKQITVDRKFLALFGLLSGSHLLSAVFNRSGHLIGNVIEILFMVTYVLLFTMLQSGQLKKLFDWIAYTVQIVSFSSAIFAFGLLVSRVLILFKIGEQSYYYGVMNGRLWGIVNPNASAIFSYISIILAMYLIHKGSKYSVYLKLNNLIQLVYFATMQSRGALLSLLLMIGLYSFFATRGSLIKRFLTFIVVSVLITATNIGLSYATSIYISSETATVFDLNKGQSYAETDSSVTKKNGELHLIETTPSGRTYIWKNAIKMGSAKPIFGYGVRNVPDYYTEYFSKFEIQNSLIGGNFHNIFVTIFVSSGVLGLVSFLLILAYVIKHFLTYLIISKKNTDKLIMILFFGILFGQLFESQIMYSTNFINIIFWLAIGYGLVVCKRDEGVRYQEVTDVSEIQQMELGIMEYIHEVCQKIGVKYFLAYGSLIGAVRHKGFIPWDDDMDICMLREDYEKLQDYLIANPDERYEVMSYKNNLNYVYPFMKVQDNHTYLLEEDVRIDSNMGIYVDIFPVDGYEDDADFKNKMTKLIKKRQLSCYTFKGITNTKSLLNSLIRYISVVIFYFTNTNKYVEQIDELAKSRAVADYEQVDYLIYKDMNKPVWKREWLEQVIVGTFEGKEFMIPKHYHEILTSDYGDYMQLPPLEQRVSHHDFKLWKITKSSK, encoded by the coding sequence ATGAATTTTTCAAAAATGGATGAATACTTTGAAAAATCAAAACGATGGATTGCATATCTGTTTGTTTTTATTTCGATTTTAAGTATGAGTTCACTGGTTTATAAGATAGCAAATCCAATCTATAAGGGATTGTCAGCGATTGTTGTACTTTATATTTGCTACACATTGTTGTTTAAGTGGAAACAGATTACAGTAGATCGAAAATTTTTGGCCTTATTTGGCTTGTTATCTGGGAGCCACCTACTATCGGCAGTATTCAATCGCTCCGGACATTTGATTGGGAATGTGATTGAAATCCTCTTCATGGTAACCTATGTTTTATTATTTACCATGTTACAATCAGGGCAACTTAAAAAATTATTTGACTGGATTGCCTATACGGTTCAAATTGTATCTTTTTCTTCAGCAATTTTTGCGTTTGGTTTATTAGTAAGTAGAGTCCTTATCCTATTTAAAATTGGCGAACAATCTTATTATTATGGTGTCATGAATGGACGTCTGTGGGGAATTGTCAATCCTAATGCTAGTGCGATATTTTCATACATTAGCATTATTTTGGCCATGTATTTGATCCATAAAGGAAGTAAATATTCTGTTTATCTTAAACTGAACAATCTGATTCAATTAGTATACTTTGCTACCATGCAAAGTAGAGGAGCCTTACTTTCTTTACTCCTCATGATTGGACTCTATAGTTTCTTTGCCACTAGAGGAAGTCTCATTAAACGATTCCTTACTTTTATCGTTGTTAGTGTACTGATTACTGCTACCAACATTGGATTAAGCTATGCAACTTCAATTTATATCTCATCTGAAACCGCGACTGTTTTTGACTTAAACAAAGGACAATCCTACGCCGAGACAGATTCGTCTGTTACCAAGAAGAATGGTGAACTCCATCTAATTGAAACAACACCAAGTGGTAGAACCTATATCTGGAAAAATGCAATCAAGATGGGAAGTGCCAAACCAATTTTTGGTTATGGTGTACGGAATGTTCCAGATTACTATACAGAATATTTCAGTAAATTTGAGATTCAAAATTCCCTTATCGGTGGGAATTTCCATAACATTTTTGTAACCATATTTGTCAGTTCGGGAGTTCTAGGCTTGGTATCCTTCCTTCTTATACTGGCTTATGTCATCAAGCACTTTTTAACTTATTTGATTATTTCCAAGAAAAATACTGACAAATTGATTATGATTCTTTTCTTCGGTATTTTGTTTGGTCAATTGTTTGAAAGTCAGATCATGTATTCTACCAACTTTATCAATATCATCTTTTGGTTGGCAATCGGTTATGGACTAGTGGTTTGCAAACGGGATGAAGGAGTTCGGTATCAAGAAGTAACAGATGTCAGTGAAATTCAACAGATGGAACTTGGAATCATGGAGTACATTCATGAAGTTTGTCAGAAAATTGGTGTCAAGTATTTCCTAGCATATGGAAGTCTAATTGGTGCGGTTCGCCATAAAGGTTTTATCCCTTGGGATGATGACATGGATATCTGCATGTTAAGAGAAGATTATGAGAAGTTGCAAGACTATCTCATCGCTAACCCTGATGAACGTTATGAGGTTATGTCTTATAAAAATAATCTCAACTATGTCTATCCTTTCATGAAAGTGCAGGATAACCATACCTACTTGCTAGAAGAAGATGTACGAATTGATTCCAATATGGGAATTTATGTGGATATTTTCCCTGTAGATGGTTATGAAGATGATGCAGATTTTAAAAACAAGATGACGAAACTCATAAAGAAACGTCAATTGAGTTGTTACACTTTTAAAGGAATTACCAACACGAAAAGTCTACTAAATTCTTTGATCCGTTATATCTCTGTTGTCATTTTCTATTTCACAAATACGAATAAGTATGTTGAGCAAATTGATGAGCTTGCTAAATCTAGAGCAGTTGCTGACTACGAGCAAGTTGATTATTTGATTTACAAGGATATGAATAAGCCAGTTTGGAAACGTGAGTGGTTAGAACAAGTGATTGTGGGAACATTTGAAGGTAAGGAATTTATGATTCCAAAACACTACCATGAAATTTTGACCTCTGACTACGGAGATTACATGCAATTGCCCCCTCTTGAACAAAGAGTATCTCACCATGATTTTAAACTGTGGAAAATCACTAAAAGTTCTAAGTAA
- a CDS encoding LicD family protein: protein MSERVLSLEEIKQVELDILKYLHELCEKHQIKYFIDFGTLLGAVRHKGFIPWDDDTDISLARDEFEKLYKVLENENHPYYKLISFRETKGYPYSYMRVHDIRTRRDANLLDPTVVLGTCVDIFPYDGVVTEESDCKKMKLYKHFVRLSSLNFKGIKSENGGIKNLPRYIGSAIFRLSSPQTWNQKLENLALKYSVNQATDLTCTIFDPSFPEGIKKEWLYDLVDMPYENIVVKAPRKYHEILVYEFGADYMTPPPVEQQVPGTDKNYWID from the coding sequence ATGTCTGAGAGAGTTTTAAGTCTTGAAGAAATAAAACAAGTGGAGTTGGATATTTTAAAGTATCTACATGAACTATGTGAAAAGCATCAGATTAAATATTTTATTGATTTTGGAACCTTACTAGGAGCTGTCCGCCATAAAGGATTTATCCCTTGGGATGATGATACGGATATTTCCTTGGCGCGAGATGAATTTGAAAAGCTTTATAAGGTTTTAGAAAATGAGAATCATCCCTACTACAAATTGATTTCGTTTAGAGAAACAAAAGGCTATCCGTACAGTTATATGCGTGTCCATGATATTAGAACACGTAGAGATGCCAATCTTCTGGATCCGACAGTCGTATTGGGAACTTGCGTTGACATTTTTCCATACGATGGTGTCGTGACGGAGGAAAGTGATTGTAAGAAAATGAAGCTCTATAAACATTTTGTCCGCCTTTCTTCTTTGAATTTCAAAGGAATTAAATCAGAAAATGGGGGGATAAAAAATCTGCCTCGTTATATTGGATCAGCTATTTTTCGCCTAAGTTCTCCACAAACTTGGAATCAAAAATTAGAGAATCTTGCTTTGAAATATAGTGTAAATCAAGCTACAGATCTTACCTGTACGATATTTGATCCAAGCTTTCCAGAGGGAATCAAAAAAGAATGGCTCTATGATCTGGTTGATATGCCATACGAAAACATCGTAGTGAAGGCTCCGAGAAAATATCATGAAATTCTTGTCTACGAATTTGGAGCCGACTATATGACTCCACCACCTGTTGAACAACAGGTTCCAGGAACTGATAAGAATTATTGGATTGATTAG
- a CDS encoding MBL fold metallo-hydrolase, with the protein MTNKKLVKSVSYSLLAFLFVLIGLSQQVNADTITAGSGNRIHFINTKAKSGSDAILLESNGHYALIDMGEDYDFPDGSDPRYPSRWGISMRNYQVLEDRLIRHLDQIGVKKLDFILGTHVHSDHIGGADEILNRYQVGKFYLKKYSDERITSHWGLWDNLFNYDNVLRAAYKRGVTLIQNITDEDSHFKLGDMDIQLYNYKNEYDADGNLKKVRDDNSNSIVSVVTVAGKRIYLGGDLDNAEGAEDKLGPVIGKVDMMKWNHHYDATISNTINFLENLSPKMIIQTTGGDINVASTREYLQKKNIQVLRASSQTQDATVFDISDSGFANVSNLFPDIPVVDEKWYQEGGYWKYRLSDGEMAIGWKEIGGATYFFNGKGQMQAGRWLHLNDDWGENAKGNDYYLNSNGKIQTGGWFKLDGSWYYIQSNGARRFSELSEIGGKKYLFAADGKMLTGHQVFNGKKMFFADSGALQTAGKPSTWQKIDSDWYFYDEDGLRTIGKKNINGSTYYFNQEGVMQTGWAFVDGHWNYFASSGAMKTGWIKDQDTWYYLDKDGIMLTGKQDINGVRYYLNASGAMQTGWKWLENNWYYYANSGAMKTGWIKDNEKWYYLNQDGIMQTGKQEINGTRYYLNTSGAMQTGWQWLDKHWHYYADSGAMKTGWLKEQGTWYYLEDQEGIMLVGFQQVDGKQYYFSASGVMQTGWKWFDNHYRYFEGSGAMKTGWIKDKGIWYYLNLEDGIMLVGLHKINGDHYYFDESGAMQTGWKRIDGNWYYFQTDGSLLKNATTPDGYKVNEEGIWRQAVAAVNGEADQSEKKQEASSSSAEQPKQDSNLEANTSDKKEKE; encoded by the coding sequence ATGACGAATAAAAAATTAGTTAAATCAGTCAGTTATAGTTTACTTGCTTTCCTTTTTGTGTTGATTGGTTTATCACAACAAGTTAATGCAGACACCATTACTGCTGGTTCAGGCAACCGTATCCATTTCATAAATACTAAAGCAAAATCTGGGAGTGATGCTATCCTTCTGGAAAGTAATGGTCATTATGCTTTGATTGATATGGGAGAAGACTATGATTTTCCTGATGGGAGTGACCCACGTTATCCAAGCCGCTGGGGGATTTCCATGAGAAATTATCAAGTCTTGGAAGACCGTTTGATTCGCCATCTTGATCAGATTGGTGTTAAAAAATTAGATTTTATTTTGGGGACTCATGTTCATAGTGACCATATCGGCGGAGCAGATGAGATACTTAATCGTTACCAAGTTGGTAAGTTTTATTTAAAAAAATATTCAGATGAACGGATTACCTCACACTGGGGACTCTGGGATAATCTTTTCAATTATGATAATGTTTTAAGAGCCGCATACAAACGAGGAGTTACTCTTATTCAGAATATTACAGACGAGGATAGTCACTTTAAATTAGGTGATATGGATATCCAACTCTATAATTATAAAAATGAATATGATGCTGATGGTAACCTGAAAAAAGTTCGAGATGATAACTCAAACTCAATCGTTTCAGTGGTGACTGTGGCAGGAAAGAGAATCTACCTTGGTGGAGATTTGGATAATGCCGAAGGAGCGGAAGATAAGTTAGGTCCAGTTATCGGTAAGGTTGATATGATGAAATGGAATCATCATTATGATGCGACAATTTCAAATACGATTAATTTTCTTGAAAACCTATCTCCAAAGATGATTATTCAGACAACTGGTGGTGATATTAATGTTGCTTCAACCAGAGAATATCTCCAAAAGAAAAATATTCAAGTTCTCAGAGCTTCTAGTCAAACTCAAGACGCTACCGTTTTTGATATTAGTGATAGCGGATTTGCCAATGTTTCTAATCTCTTCCCTGACATCCCTGTAGTTGACGAAAAATGGTATCAAGAAGGTGGCTACTGGAAATATCGTTTAAGTGATGGGGAAATGGCTATCGGTTGGAAAGAGATTGGCGGAGCCACTTACTTCTTTAATGGAAAAGGACAAATGCAAGCAGGCCGCTGGCTTCACCTTAATGATGATTGGGGAGAAAATGCTAAGGGCAATGATTACTATCTCAACTCAAATGGTAAAATACAAACAGGCGGTTGGTTCAAGCTGGATGGCTCTTGGTATTATATCCAATCAAATGGCGCTAGACGATTTAGTGAGCTTTCTGAAATTGGAGGGAAGAAATATCTCTTTGCAGCAGATGGAAAGATGTTAACAGGACATCAAGTCTTTAATGGCAAGAAGATGTTCTTTGCAGACAGTGGAGCACTCCAAACAGCAGGTAAGCCTTCAACTTGGCAAAAGATTGACTCAGATTGGTATTTCTATGATGAGGATGGGTTACGAACTATCGGTAAAAAGAATATCAATGGAAGCACATATTACTTTAATCAAGAAGGTGTCATGCAAACTGGCTGGGCCTTTGTTGATGGTCACTGGAACTATTTTGCAAGTTCTGGAGCTATGAAAACTGGATGGATCAAGGATCAAGATACTTGGTATTATCTGGATAAAGATGGTATCATGCTCACTGGAAAACAAGATATAAATGGTGTTCGTTACTATTTGAACGCTAGTGGTGCAATGCAAACGGGCTGGAAATGGCTAGAGAACAATTGGTATTACTATGCGAACTCAGGAGCTATGAAAACAGGCTGGATTAAGGATAATGAGAAATGGTATTATCTAAATCAAGATGGTATTATGCAGACCGGGAAACAAGAAATCAACGGTACGCGTTACTATTTGAATACCAGCGGTGCCATGCAAACAGGCTGGCAGTGGCTTGATAAACACTGGCATTACTACGCTGACTCAGGAGCTATGAAGACTGGTTGGTTGAAAGAGCAAGGAACATGGTATTATCTTGAAGATCAGGAAGGCATCATGTTGGTCGGTTTCCAACAAGTGGATGGTAAGCAATATTACTTTAGTGCATCAGGTGTCATGCAGACAGGCTGGAAATGGTTTGATAATCATTATCGTTACTTTGAAGGAAGTGGAGCTATGAAGACAGGTTGGATAAAGGATAAAGGAATCTGGTATTATCTCAATCTTGAAGATGGCATCATGCTAGTTGGTCTTCACAAAATCAATGGCGACCATTATTACTTTGATGAATCAGGAGCTATGCAGACCGGTTGGAAACGAATTGACGGTAATTGGTACTATTTCCAAACAGATGGTTCCTTGTTGAAAAATGCTACCACACCGGATGGTTATAAGGTAAACGAGGAAGGCATTTGGAGACAGGCTGTTGCTGCTGTAAATGGCGAAGCAGATCAGTCAGAGAAGAAGCAAGAAGCTAGTTCCTCTAGTGCTGAACAGCCAAAACAAGATTCAAATCTAGAAGCCAATACTTCTGACAAGAAAGAAAAAGAATAA